In Bythopirellula goksoeyrii, a single window of DNA contains:
- a CDS encoding amidohydrolase family protein has protein sequence MRNPFVRYLCIASVSCLVSVECNVSSYLQAEENASQRNYSDCHIHLLNFLQRGEFLNTDEKFPGSKRGEFDHQRYAVLPVGERWRRVAGLLESMDRGHIDSAMVCGLPVFKKWAVNETYERPDGYLDNESHVLLARDSDATIAESIIEYRSRFADNKKKIAELNRIAPFLCAFDPTDLGAVDQVVQRIQEYPGVWQGVGEIMSRHDDLTHLQLGERPRSNHPAILRICKFAGENSLPVSIHHNIAPVSRPGLERSPVYLDELIELFRYCHEEPGSGRRSTEFIWCHAGTSRRVQVENLPYWIEEVLKVFSEHVSIDLSWVVWENYIKNDLENWAQLIEKYPTRFMLGSDVVGGVSNAPKELSKFEPLLERLKPETAKLVACDNFQNLMNEMSERRRMTNLANGEGAGIALKADYSFPEYAHMPRLRDEESFVRSRIMQESDNSSEDYE, from the coding sequence ATGAGAAATCCATTTGTAAGATATTTGTGTATCGCGAGTGTGAGCTGTCTAGTTTCTGTCGAATGCAATGTTTCTAGTTACTTGCAAGCAGAAGAAAATGCATCGCAACGAAACTATTCTGACTGTCACATCCATCTGCTGAACTTTCTCCAGAGAGGAGAGTTCCTCAATACTGACGAGAAATTCCCCGGATCAAAACGAGGGGAGTTCGATCACCAGCGATATGCCGTCTTGCCCGTGGGAGAGCGCTGGCGTCGTGTAGCAGGCCTTTTGGAAAGCATGGATCGTGGTCACATCGACTCAGCAATGGTATGCGGTTTGCCCGTTTTCAAGAAATGGGCAGTGAACGAAACATACGAGCGTCCGGATGGCTACTTAGATAATGAATCGCATGTGCTGCTAGCTCGTGACTCAGACGCTACTATTGCTGAATCGATCATAGAATATCGATCGAGATTCGCCGACAATAAGAAAAAGATCGCCGAGCTGAATCGTATTGCACCGTTTCTCTGTGCCTTCGATCCGACAGACCTTGGTGCAGTCGATCAGGTCGTGCAGCGCATCCAGGAGTATCCTGGTGTCTGGCAAGGTGTTGGCGAGATTATGTCTCGTCACGATGACCTGACACATTTGCAGCTGGGAGAAAGACCTCGCAGCAATCATCCCGCTATATTGCGAATATGCAAGTTTGCCGGAGAGAACAGTCTTCCCGTGAGCATCCATCACAATATTGCCCCTGTTTCTCGTCCGGGGCTAGAGAGGTCTCCCGTTTATCTAGATGAGTTGATCGAGTTGTTCCGCTATTGCCACGAGGAACCTGGATCCGGTCGTCGTTCCACAGAATTCATCTGGTGCCACGCAGGTACAAGTCGACGAGTACAAGTGGAAAACTTGCCCTACTGGATCGAAGAAGTGCTGAAAGTATTCTCTGAACATGTCTCGATCGATCTTTCCTGGGTCGTATGGGAGAACTATATCAAGAATGATTTGGAGAATTGGGCACAACTTATCGAGAAGTATCCGACGCGTTTCATGTTGGGATCAGACGTAGTAGGAGGAGTAAGCAACGCCCCTAAGGAATTGTCCAAGTTTGAACCACTACTGGAACGGTTGAAACCAGAAACGGCCAAACTAGTAGCTTGCGATAATTTTCAGAACTTGATGAATGAGATGTCTGAGCGACGACGGATGACTAATTTGGCGAATGGAGAAGGAGCCGGCATAGCGCTGAAAGCCGACTATTCATTTCCTGAATATGCCCACATGCCCCGATTGCGAGACGAGGAGTCGTTCGTGAGATCTCGTATCATGCAGGAGTCAGATAACAGCTCGGAGGACTACGAGTAG
- a CDS encoding DUF2254 domain-containing protein, with translation MRTWLVNLWDNFRSGFWFIPSLLTLLAFVLGFTMPEVDRYVSSSIPAWMHSSPETARATLTTLAGAMITAAGLVFSVTIVALSITSSQFGPRLLRNFLSDSITQLALGACLATSLYSLLLLTAFSHSEDTVFLPFVSIYLALLFALVTLYILIYCLHRVASATQADNVVAEVAEDLEDSISRIFPENIGEKSDDLVESEKKAVELFSERSPQPAPVEATKEGYLQAVDFEGIIGLAKKSDLVIKLISRPGDFLMQGIPIAEVQPGTNLDEEVQEKLNKTLIVGNRRTTQQDMECAVSELVEVAVRALSPGINDPFTAIRCVDRLGAMLRRLAKRDMPVPYRLDEEGNLRVIARGYTFPNVLDCAFDQIRQHSSGTVSVSLRLLESLEKIALCVDGDKQKAAVLRQAEMIYRGCVTAISEENDRDDLAERYWFVLKALGENPDDHEPFSQDWKGLSSQQE, from the coding sequence ATGAGAACTTGGCTAGTAAATCTTTGGGACAATTTCCGTAGTGGGTTCTGGTTTATCCCCTCGTTATTGACGCTCCTTGCATTTGTGCTTGGCTTTACGATGCCCGAAGTGGATCGTTATGTGTCCTCCTCGATTCCTGCGTGGATGCATTCCAGTCCGGAAACAGCGCGCGCCACCTTGACGACGTTGGCAGGGGCTATGATCACGGCAGCAGGGTTGGTGTTTTCAGTGACCATCGTTGCTCTTTCGATCACTTCCTCGCAATTCGGCCCCCGACTATTGCGCAATTTCCTGAGTGACTCGATCACACAGCTTGCCTTGGGAGCATGTCTAGCGACGAGTCTCTACAGCCTCTTACTACTGACGGCTTTTTCCCATTCTGAAGACACCGTGTTTCTTCCCTTTGTATCGATTTATCTCGCACTGCTCTTCGCATTAGTTACACTCTATATATTGATTTACTGCCTCCATCGGGTGGCTAGTGCAACACAGGCGGACAACGTCGTCGCTGAAGTTGCTGAAGACTTAGAAGACTCAATTTCTCGAATCTTTCCGGAAAACATCGGCGAAAAAAGCGACGATCTGGTTGAGAGTGAAAAGAAAGCTGTTGAACTCTTCTCCGAACGATCACCCCAGCCAGCACCGGTTGAAGCAACCAAAGAAGGATATCTGCAGGCAGTCGACTTCGAAGGGATTATCGGTCTGGCGAAAAAGTCTGACCTAGTTATCAAGTTGATTTCCCGCCCTGGAGACTTCCTCATGCAAGGAATTCCTATCGCTGAGGTTCAACCCGGTACCAATCTTGATGAAGAAGTCCAGGAGAAGTTGAACAAAACTTTGATCGTAGGCAATCGGAGAACCACACAACAGGATATGGAGTGTGCCGTCAGCGAACTAGTAGAAGTCGCCGTACGAGCTTTGTCTCCAGGAATCAATGATCCTTTTACCGCTATCCGCTGTGTCGATCGTCTAGGAGCCATGTTGCGGCGGCTTGCCAAACGCGACATGCCGGTTCCCTATCGACTCGATGAAGAAGGGAATTTACGCGTGATCGCCCGAGGATATACATTCCCCAATGTTCTCGATTGTGCATTCGACCAGATCCGCCAGCATAGCTCTGGAACCGTTTCCGTTTCGTTGCGACTTCTTGAATCGCTAGAAAAAATCGCACTGTGCGTTGATGGCGATAAGCAGAAAGCAGCCGTCCTTCGACAAGCGGAGATGATTTATCGTGGTTGTGTAACTGCGATTTCGGAAGAAAATGATCGCGATGACCTTGCGGAACGCTACTGGTTTGTCCTTAAGGCATTGGGAGAGAATCCCGATGATCATGAGCCTTTCAGTCAAGATTGGAAGGGCTTGTCGAGCCAGCAGGAGTAG
- a CDS encoding AI-2E family transporter, giving the protein MSRQLSLYLLLATVLLIGVLFYQVIEPFVFSLLFATVLAVLFRPIYEWVVSHLGGHERLAAIVTSLGILLLILLPIGGALLMAGAQLANVAGQISSLEKEGEDSKLKENLEELEKSRLAQTVEKFYQDLPLKQRRKVDELISRAGEGFVKRVYEKTASFAGDLIDFAIGFIVTGLALYYFLADGPQLMKQLHRFLPLEAKEEFALADQFGKVCRGVVLGTVVAALAQAVLAGIGFLVAGVPNILLLMTITMFFAFIPFVGGSSVVFLVAAWLALEERYLAAGLLAVYCALLISTSDNLIRAYVIGSETKMNPLVAFITVLGAIQLIGLVGIFVGPMIAALFYTLLKLLRDRIVSDEKEPVAG; this is encoded by the coding sequence GTGTCGCGACAGCTTTCACTCTACCTGTTGTTGGCAACGGTCCTCTTGATCGGTGTCCTGTTCTATCAGGTTATTGAGCCTTTTGTCTTTTCGCTGCTATTCGCCACCGTACTGGCAGTCTTGTTTCGACCCATTTATGAGTGGGTTGTCTCACATTTAGGTGGGCATGAACGCCTGGCTGCGATTGTGACGAGCTTAGGTATTCTGTTGTTGATTCTCTTGCCCATTGGTGGCGCACTATTGATGGCAGGAGCCCAGTTAGCGAATGTGGCCGGCCAGATTTCCAGCTTGGAAAAAGAAGGCGAGGACTCCAAGCTAAAAGAAAATCTTGAGGAACTTGAGAAGTCACGTCTCGCCCAAACAGTTGAGAAGTTTTATCAAGATCTTCCCCTTAAGCAGCGGCGCAAAGTCGATGAACTCATCTCAAGGGCAGGGGAGGGTTTTGTCAAAAGGGTCTATGAAAAGACGGCAAGTTTTGCCGGTGATCTTATCGACTTTGCGATCGGGTTCATCGTAACAGGACTTGCCCTCTATTACTTTCTAGCAGACGGTCCTCAGCTTATGAAGCAGTTGCATAGGTTTCTCCCTCTTGAAGCGAAAGAGGAATTTGCCCTGGCCGATCAATTCGGGAAAGTGTGCCGGGGGGTTGTATTAGGAACAGTCGTTGCAGCACTTGCTCAGGCAGTTTTGGCCGGAATCGGCTTTCTTGTAGCGGGAGTTCCCAACATATTATTGTTGATGACAATTACCATGTTCTTTGCATTCATTCCGTTTGTTGGTGGCAGCAGCGTCGTATTTCTCGTCGCTGCCTGGTTAGCCTTAGAAGAACGGTACCTAGCAGCAGGTCTGTTGGCTGTTTATTGTGCACTACTTATCTCCACTTCCGATAATCTTATTCGTGCGTATGTTATCGGCAGCGAAACCAAAATGAATCCCCTCGTGGCCTTTATTACCGTGTTGGGGGCAATCCAATTGATCGGCTTGGTCGGCATCTTCGTCGGCCCTATGATTGCTGCCTTGTTTTACACTCTATTGAAGCTGTTGCGAGATCGTATCGTTAGCGATGAGAAAGAACCCGTAGCTGGATAA
- a CDS encoding MgtC/SapB family protein codes for MFDLEFYNILMRIVGAAACGGILGWEREVSDKPAGLRTNMLVAIGAATATLAALELYSGIAELYPGEKITSDPIRIISGVIGGLGFLGAGAIIQSRGQVQGMTTAATIWVVGGIGVACGLGNYALAITSVIITFVVLFIIGKFEVSTLAPKSVQENNSGSAESNP; via the coding sequence ATGTTCGACTTAGAGTTCTACAACATCCTAATGCGCATAGTGGGAGCGGCTGCCTGTGGCGGTATTCTAGGTTGGGAACGTGAGGTAAGTGACAAACCTGCTGGATTGCGCACCAATATGCTTGTAGCAATTGGTGCTGCCACAGCCACACTTGCGGCATTGGAGCTCTATAGCGGAATTGCAGAACTCTATCCGGGCGAAAAAATTACTTCTGACCCGATTCGAATTATTTCAGGAGTCATCGGTGGCCTGGGGTTTCTAGGTGCAGGTGCCATCATACAGTCTCGTGGGCAAGTGCAAGGAATGACGACCGCCGCTACGATTTGGGTCGTGGGGGGCATTGGGGTTGCTTGTGGGTTGGGGAATTACGCACTAGCAATCACTTCTGTTATCATTACCTTTGTGGTGTTGTTCATAATCGGAAAGTTCGAGGTTAGTACCCTAGCACCCAAGAGTGTCCAGGAAAACAATAGCGGATCTGCGGAGTCCAATCCATAA
- a CDS encoding helix-turn-helix domain-containing protein — protein MATAQLPTLAHGIDGRERSVQSEYREDLNFRLHVARVEESEPSPKDLPKTLRVPLSPLRTNGKTSQGVGHEKSETFVSTMFDNGHIENGLSQLPLAGHSLADLERETIQQTLKVNDGSRKQSAKILGISVRTLQRKLKEYSNDGN, from the coding sequence ATGGCAACTGCTCAACTACCTACCCTAGCCCATGGGATCGATGGACGCGAGAGAAGTGTCCAAAGTGAATATCGCGAGGACCTTAACTTTCGGCTACATGTTGCCAGGGTTGAAGAGTCAGAGCCTTCACCAAAAGATCTCCCAAAGACCCTAAGGGTGCCACTCTCGCCATTGCGAACAAATGGAAAGACTTCTCAGGGCGTTGGACACGAGAAGTCAGAAACATTTGTTTCAACGATGTTTGACAACGGCCATATTGAGAATGGTTTATCACAACTCCCATTAGCGGGTCACTCACTCGCTGATTTAGAACGCGAAACCATTCAACAAACACTGAAAGTCAACGATGGTAGCAGAAAACAATCTGCAAAAATACTAGGCATATCGGTTCGTACTTTACAACGCAAGCTGAAAGAGTACAGCAACGACGGCAACTGA
- a CDS encoding Rho termination factor N-terminal domain-containing protein, whose amino-acid sequence MPQAWSDKDERQYEHIKKSARDRGKSEERAEEIAARTVNKTRRESGRTPNKSTQGTGNPSSPLEDRTLKELKNLASERDIEGRSKMNKSQLVKALRKQY is encoded by the coding sequence ATGCCACAAGCCTGGAGTGACAAAGACGAACGTCAGTACGAGCACATCAAGAAGAGCGCTCGTGATCGGGGTAAATCAGAGGAGAGGGCTGAAGAAATTGCTGCGCGCACTGTCAATAAAACTCGTCGCGAATCTGGACGCACCCCTAACAAATCTACACAGGGAACAGGCAATCCTAGCTCGCCACTTGAAGATCGGACCCTCAAAGAATTGAAGAATCTTGCTTCTGAGCGCGATATCGAGGGCCGCAGTAAGATGAACAAGTCCCAATTGGTCAAAGCCCTTCGTAAGCAATATTGA
- a CDS encoding valine--pyruvate transaminase, with the protein MNLQLSKIGQALSGPSGIVELMDDLGAALAGGNSSQMLMLGGGNPAHIPQMQALWRQRLAEIVADQPLCDRMLSNYDGPAGNPRFRKSVAECLRQAYGWDVGPENIAVTMGGQTAFFFLFALLAGEMPSGNHRRILLPIVPEYIGYADQGLGPGLFASQHPLIDQLDEHSFKYRIDFDSLEVGDDIGAICVSRPTNPTGNVLTDDEVSHLAQLAAEREIPFLVDNAYGEPFPGAVYEPIQPMWNPGMVMTFSLSKLGLPGTRTGIVLASEEIVRRIQSMTCIVGLANTNIGQTMVEPLLASGEILQLSREVIRPYYQAKSQTAQALVTEHFGNGFPYLVHRSEGAFFLWLWFPELPITTKELYERLKKRGVLIVPGEYFFFGLNTSENWSHQRQCIRMTFSQAEETVAEGIKIMADELQRIHDSARSTG; encoded by the coding sequence ATGAATCTCCAACTCAGCAAGATTGGTCAGGCCCTTTCGGGGCCCAGCGGCATCGTCGAACTAATGGACGATCTCGGCGCAGCCCTTGCCGGCGGAAATTCGTCGCAGATGCTCATGCTCGGCGGGGGAAATCCCGCGCACATTCCTCAAATGCAAGCACTCTGGAGACAAAGACTCGCGGAGATTGTAGCCGATCAGCCTCTCTGCGATCGGATGCTTTCGAATTACGACGGTCCAGCAGGCAATCCGCGATTTCGCAAGTCCGTTGCCGAGTGTCTTCGCCAAGCCTACGGCTGGGATGTAGGGCCTGAAAATATTGCTGTGACCATGGGGGGGCAAACGGCGTTCTTTTTCTTGTTTGCCCTGCTCGCTGGTGAAATGCCCAGCGGAAACCACCGGCGGATCCTCCTCCCTATCGTGCCAGAGTACATCGGATACGCAGACCAAGGTTTAGGCCCCGGTTTGTTTGCGAGTCAACATCCCCTGATCGATCAGCTCGATGAGCATTCATTTAAGTACCGCATCGATTTCGATTCGCTCGAAGTAGGCGACGATATCGGTGCGATCTGCGTTAGTCGGCCCACGAATCCTACCGGCAACGTGCTTACCGACGACGAGGTTAGCCATCTTGCTCAACTTGCGGCCGAACGAGAAATCCCATTTCTGGTAGACAACGCCTACGGCGAACCATTTCCCGGCGCAGTCTACGAGCCGATCCAGCCCATGTGGAATCCAGGCATGGTAATGACCTTTAGTCTCTCCAAGCTTGGTCTTCCGGGTACTCGTACCGGCATAGTGTTGGCTAGCGAAGAGATCGTCCGCCGCATTCAATCGATGACCTGTATCGTTGGCTTGGCAAATACAAACATAGGGCAAACGATGGTCGAGCCATTGCTAGCCAGCGGCGAAATCCTGCAACTTTCTCGTGAAGTCATTCGCCCTTACTATCAAGCCAAATCGCAAACCGCTCAGGCACTCGTGACCGAGCATTTCGGCAACGGCTTTCCCTATCTCGTTCACCGTAGCGAAGGGGCGTTTTTTCTATGGCTATGGTTCCCAGAGCTGCCTATCACTACCAAAGAACTTTACGAGCGATTGAAGAAACGCGGGGTGTTGATCGTGCCGGGAGAATATTTTTTCTTCGGACTTAATACGAGCGAAAATTGGTCTCATCAGCGGCAATGTATTCGCATGACTTTCTCTCAAGCAGAGGAGACAGTAGCCGAAGGGATTAAGATAATGGCTGACGAATTGCAGCGGATTCACGATTCGGCTCGTTCAACTGGCTAA
- a CDS encoding NADPH:quinone reductase, with protein sequence MKAIWYEKLGSAPEVLEFGEMPDPQPGPGEVRVAIHVSGVNPIDVKRRLGGRGTMAAPRVVPHFDGAGVIDVVGEGVDPGRVGERVWLYAAQWERDFGTAAEFVSLPADQAVPLPENCDFAEGACLGIPALTAYSSVFSDGEVAGKTVLVTGGAGAVGRYAVQFARLAGARVITTVSTEEKAELATSAGADHVINYRTTDVADRVLEITDGVGANRVVEVEFGGNLPTNLRAVRPGGIIATYASQANPEPTLPFYDLMYRSIIIRPVLVFGSSAELLQQALIDITQWLGEGSLTHHLGERFPLAETIAAHHAVENSAVGKVLVECT encoded by the coding sequence ATGAAAGCCATATGGTACGAAAAGTTGGGGTCCGCACCGGAGGTGCTGGAATTTGGAGAGATGCCAGATCCTCAACCTGGTCCTGGTGAGGTACGAGTGGCGATTCACGTTTCTGGAGTGAATCCCATCGACGTGAAACGCCGGCTGGGTGGTCGCGGGACCATGGCTGCCCCACGAGTTGTGCCCCACTTCGATGGTGCAGGAGTGATCGATGTTGTTGGCGAAGGAGTTGATCCTGGACGAGTTGGCGAGCGCGTGTGGCTCTACGCCGCCCAGTGGGAACGTGACTTTGGTACTGCAGCGGAATTCGTTTCACTCCCCGCAGATCAAGCCGTACCGCTACCCGAAAATTGCGATTTTGCAGAAGGCGCATGCCTAGGCATCCCCGCACTCACTGCCTACAGCAGCGTCTTCAGCGATGGAGAAGTCGCGGGCAAGACCGTACTCGTCACGGGAGGGGCGGGAGCCGTCGGTCGCTATGCTGTTCAATTCGCGCGCCTCGCGGGTGCCCGTGTCATTACAACCGTCAGCACCGAAGAAAAGGCGGAACTTGCGACCAGCGCTGGTGCCGACCATGTGATTAATTACCGCACGACAGATGTTGCCGATCGAGTGTTGGAAATCACCGACGGCGTGGGTGCCAATCGCGTGGTGGAAGTTGAATTCGGTGGCAATTTGCCGACGAATCTTCGCGCAGTTCGCCCAGGTGGCATCATTGCAACCTACGCCTCGCAAGCAAACCCAGAACCCACTTTGCCGTTCTATGATCTCATGTATCGCAGCATCATCATTCGACCTGTTTTGGTCTTTGGCTCCTCTGCTGAGTTGCTGCAGCAGGCTCTCATTGATATCACTCAATGGCTTGGCGAAGGAAGCCTTACCCACCACCTTGGCGAGCGATTCCCATTGGCCGAAACGATCGCTGCCCACCATGCCGTCGAGAATAGTGCGGTAGGCAAAGTATTGGTCGAATGTACGTAA
- a CDS encoding putative sulfate/molybdate transporter yields the protein MNDADSQTKHSNSAWIRFDRNELAGSFGDIGTDLPLIVAMIPAAGLNGSTVFIVFGLLQILTGILYGVPMPMQPLKAMAVLVITQKIAGDVLFGAGLAIAVIMLGLSLTGALTWLARAIPRCVVRGIQFGLGLKLASMALKDYVPSLGTSGYVLAMVCFIIVVLLWGNRRVPAALLVILLGLLYASLATIDWSSVHLAHSINLPTLNIPTWDAIWTGLIVLALPQIPLSLSNSVIATEQTLHDLFPQRAIGVRKIGITYAVANFFASLLGGIPVCHGCGGLAGHYAFGARTGGSVVIYGTMYLLLGLLLGSTVDVLVAAYPRPVLGVILLFEAVVLMLLVRDMADEKKKFTIVLLVGAIAFGIKQGFLIGLLIGTAIWYFWQWRERRENTSEITSEGNL from the coding sequence ATGAACGATGCCGATTCCCAAACAAAACACTCCAACTCTGCCTGGATCCGCTTCGACCGGAACGAGTTGGCAGGAAGTTTTGGAGATATTGGAACCGATCTCCCGCTGATTGTCGCAATGATCCCAGCAGCCGGCCTCAATGGCTCGACCGTTTTTATCGTCTTCGGTCTGTTGCAAATCCTCACAGGGATTCTTTATGGCGTGCCGATGCCGATGCAACCGCTCAAAGCGATGGCGGTGTTAGTCATCACGCAGAAGATCGCCGGTGATGTGCTCTTCGGTGCTGGTTTGGCGATTGCTGTTATTATGCTCGGTCTGAGCCTTACGGGTGCCTTGACTTGGCTCGCGCGGGCGATTCCCCGTTGTGTGGTTCGGGGAATTCAGTTTGGACTTGGTCTAAAACTGGCTTCGATGGCACTCAAGGATTATGTCCCTTCGCTAGGAACGAGCGGCTATGTCTTGGCCATGGTTTGCTTTATTATCGTCGTGCTCCTTTGGGGAAACCGTCGTGTGCCCGCCGCCCTGTTGGTGATTTTGTTGGGACTTCTCTATGCCAGTTTGGCGACCATAGATTGGTCGTCTGTGCACTTGGCACATTCCATCAACTTGCCGACTCTCAATATCCCCACCTGGGACGCCATCTGGACGGGCTTGATCGTGTTGGCCTTGCCCCAGATTCCACTTTCCCTCTCAAACTCGGTGATTGCCACTGAGCAAACGCTCCACGACCTCTTTCCGCAGCGGGCTATCGGGGTACGAAAAATCGGCATCACCTACGCAGTAGCAAACTTCTTTGCGTCGTTGCTAGGAGGAATTCCTGTTTGCCACGGTTGCGGCGGATTGGCGGGACACTATGCATTTGGTGCCAGAACTGGTGGTTCGGTGGTCATTTACGGTACGATGTACCTGTTACTCGGCCTGCTGCTGGGAAGCACTGTCGATGTGCTGGTCGCAGCCTATCCACGACCAGTCTTGGGAGTCATTTTGCTCTTTGAAGCAGTGGTGCTAATGTTGTTGGTACGCGACATGGCTGATGAGAAAAAAAAGTTCACGATTGTCTTGTTGGTCGGTGCGATTGCCTTTGGCATTAAGCAGGGGTTCTTAATAGGACTTTTGATTGGCACCGCAATATGGTACTTCTGGCAGTGGCGAGAACGGAGAGAGAATACTTCCGAAATAACCAGTGAAGGAAACCTATGA
- a CDS encoding formylmethanofuran dehydrogenase subunit A, producing the protein MSKEFTKISGGTLYDPANGIDGEVRDLWISAGKIVAPPSDPQIRPTCTIDASGLVVMPGGIDMHCHIAGPKVNAARKLRPDDRRNAEPVRRTARTRSGTMGSVPSTFATGYKYAALGYTTAFDAAVPPLLAAHAHAEFADTPCLDKGCYLLMGNNHYVMKSIRDKEPAKLRAFIGWLLSRGKGYAPKLVNPGGVEAWKGRNGSRNTGLDDTVPHFDVTPRQIISEVAQAAADLRLPHPVHIHCNQLGMPGNWQTTLETMRALEDRRGHLTHIQFHSYGGGDADEGTFSSKVAGLADYVNTHPQLTVDVGQVLFGETTSMTGDGPLGHFLANLYGRKWISCDVEMEAGCGISPIEYKNKSLIHALQWAIGLEWYLMVEDPWQVMMSTDHPNGGSFLAYPQIIRLLMDRTYRSDMLKSCHPNVVKRSSLADLDREYTLNEIAIITRAGPAKILGLIDKGHLGLGAAADITIYTPNENQETMFELPRMVIKAGEIVVEQGEIRSTPQGNILHVDADYDREVEPDIQAWFEDNYSVNFANYGVE; encoded by the coding sequence ATGTCTAAAGAATTCACGAAAATCAGCGGTGGCACACTCTACGACCCAGCCAATGGGATCGATGGCGAAGTGCGTGATCTGTGGATCTCAGCAGGCAAGATCGTCGCTCCACCGAGCGATCCGCAAATCCGTCCCACATGCACAATCGATGCCAGCGGCTTGGTCGTAATGCCGGGCGGAATCGATATGCACTGTCATATCGCCGGCCCCAAAGTGAACGCAGCACGTAAACTGCGGCCCGATGACCGGCGAAACGCGGAGCCAGTCCGTCGCACTGCGAGGACGCGTAGCGGTACCATGGGAAGTGTACCAAGCACGTTTGCCACCGGCTACAAGTACGCGGCCCTGGGTTACACAACCGCCTTCGATGCCGCAGTACCGCCGCTGTTGGCGGCTCATGCCCATGCTGAGTTTGCGGACACGCCATGCCTGGATAAAGGTTGCTACCTGTTGATGGGTAACAACCACTACGTGATGAAAAGCATCCGTGACAAAGAGCCTGCTAAGCTACGGGCGTTCATTGGTTGGCTGTTGTCGCGAGGCAAAGGCTACGCGCCGAAGCTGGTAAATCCTGGCGGCGTCGAAGCCTGGAAAGGACGCAACGGTTCGCGCAACACGGGTCTCGACGATACTGTGCCCCACTTCGATGTAACGCCACGGCAAATCATTAGCGAAGTCGCTCAGGCGGCTGCGGACTTACGTTTGCCGCACCCGGTACACATTCACTGCAATCAACTCGGCATGCCCGGCAATTGGCAGACGACCCTCGAAACCATGCGGGCCCTTGAAGATCGTCGAGGACATCTGACGCACATCCAGTTCCACAGCTATGGCGGCGGGGATGCCGACGAAGGAACCTTCTCCAGCAAGGTCGCCGGACTGGCGGACTACGTCAACACCCATCCACAATTGACCGTCGATGTGGGGCAGGTGCTGTTTGGTGAAACCACGAGCATGACTGGCGACGGGCCTTTGGGGCATTTTCTGGCAAATCTCTACGGTCGCAAATGGATTAGCTGCGACGTGGAGATGGAAGCCGGCTGCGGCATCTCTCCGATCGAATACAAGAACAAGTCCCTCATTCATGCTTTGCAGTGGGCCATCGGCCTGGAATGGTATCTGATGGTCGAGGATCCCTGGCAGGTGATGATGAGTACCGATCACCCCAACGGTGGATCGTTTCTTGCCTATCCACAGATCATTCGTCTCTTGATGGATCGTACGTATCGCAGCGACATGCTCAAGAGTTGCCACCCAAATGTCGTGAAACGATCATCACTCGCTGATCTGGACCGAGAATACACGCTCAACGAAATCGCCATCATCACCCGTGCTGGCCCGGCTAAGATCTTGGGGCTCATCGACAAGGGCCACCTAGGACTAGGTGCCGCTGCCGATATCACGATCTACACGCCGAACGAAAACCAGGAGACGATGTTTGAACTCCCACGCATGGTGATCAAAGCGGGCGAAATTGTAGTCGAGCAAGGAGAGATCCGCAGCACTCCGCAGGGGAACATCCTGCATGTCGATGCGGACTACGATCGTGAAGTCGAACCAGACATCCAGGCTTGGTTCGAGGACAATTACTCGGTGAACTTCGCGAACTACGGAGTGGAATAG